Proteins co-encoded in one Streptomyces sp. SLBN-31 genomic window:
- a CDS encoding UDP-glucose/GDP-mannose dehydrogenase family protein: MALRITVIGTGYLGATHAAAMAELGFEVLGLDVVPEKIAKLERGEAPMFEPGLEELLRKHVAGIEGSTGRLRFTMDWAEVGAFGDVHFLCINTPQKHGEYACDMSYVESAFASLAPHLAGPALVVGKSTVPVGSADRLARYLAEHAPAGQDAELAWNPEFLREGFAVEDTLRPDRIVAGVRSDRAEKLLREVYATPIAEGTPFVVTDFPTAELVKTSANSFLATKISFINAMAEMCEASGGDVAKLAEAIGYDDRIGKKFLRAGIGFGGGCLPKDIRAFMARAGELGADQALTFLREIDSINMRQRGQMVELARQALGGGPFLGKRVAVLGATFKPDSDDVRDSPALNVAGQIHLQGGQVTVYDPKGMDNARKVFPTLGYADSATEAVRGADVVLHLTEWREFRELDPAALGEVATARVILDGRNALDPALWRKAGWTYRAMGRPTA; encoded by the coding sequence ATGGCCCTCAGGATCACCGTGATCGGCACCGGCTATCTCGGCGCGACGCATGCCGCCGCCATGGCGGAGCTGGGTTTCGAGGTGCTGGGGCTGGACGTGGTGCCGGAGAAGATCGCGAAGCTGGAGCGGGGCGAGGCGCCCATGTTCGAGCCCGGCCTCGAAGAACTGCTGCGCAAGCACGTCGCCGGGATCGAGGGCTCCACCGGGCGACTGCGCTTCACCATGGACTGGGCCGAGGTCGGCGCCTTCGGCGACGTGCACTTCCTGTGCATCAACACCCCGCAGAAGCACGGCGAGTACGCCTGCGACATGTCGTACGTGGAGTCCGCGTTCGCCTCTCTCGCCCCGCATCTGGCCGGTCCCGCGCTGGTCGTCGGCAAGTCGACCGTGCCGGTGGGGTCCGCCGACCGGCTGGCCCGCTACCTCGCCGAGCACGCCCCCGCCGGACAGGACGCCGAGCTGGCCTGGAACCCCGAGTTCCTGCGCGAGGGCTTCGCCGTCGAGGACACCCTGCGTCCGGACCGGATCGTGGCCGGCGTGCGCAGCGATCGGGCCGAGAAGCTGCTGCGCGAGGTGTACGCGACGCCCATCGCCGAGGGGACGCCGTTCGTCGTGACGGACTTCCCGACGGCCGAGCTGGTGAAGACCTCCGCGAACTCCTTCCTGGCCACCAAGATCTCCTTCATCAACGCGATGGCCGAGATGTGCGAGGCCTCCGGCGGCGACGTGGCCAAGCTGGCCGAGGCCATCGGGTACGACGACCGGATCGGCAAGAAGTTCCTGCGGGCGGGGATCGGGTTCGGCGGCGGCTGTCTGCCCAAGGACATCCGGGCGTTCATGGCGCGCGCCGGTGAGCTGGGCGCCGACCAGGCGCTGACGTTCCTGCGGGAGATCGACTCCATCAACATGCGCCAGCGCGGGCAGATGGTGGAGCTGGCCCGGCAGGCGCTGGGCGGCGGCCCGTTCCTGGGCAAGCGGGTCGCGGTGCTCGGCGCGACGTTCAAGCCGGACTCGGACGACGTACGCGACTCCCCCGCGCTGAACGTGGCGGGGCAGATCCACCTCCAGGGCGGCCAGGTGACCGTCTACGACCCGAAGGGCATGGACAACGCCCGCAAGGTCTTCCCCACCCTCGGTTACGCGGATTCTGCGACCGAGGCGGTGCGGGGCGCGGACGTCGTCCTGCACCTGACGGAGTGGCGGGAGTTCCGCGAGCTGGACCCGGCGGCGCTGGGCGAGGTGGCGACGGCCCGGGTGATCCTGGACGGGCGCAACGCCCTCGATCCGGCGCTGTGGCGCAAGGCGGGGTGGACGTACCGGGCGATGGGCCGGCCCACCGCGTAA
- a CDS encoding dipeptidase, with translation MSSLEQARELLAEFPVVDGHNDLPWALREQVRYDLAARDIAVHQNAHLHTDIPRLREGGVGAQYWSVYVRSDLPDAVPATLEQIDCVRQLLARHPADLAPALTAADMEAARREGRIASLMGAEGGHSIANSLGTLRGLYALGVRYMTLTHNDNNDWADSATDEPNVGGLSAFGREVVREMNRLGMLVDLSHVAATTMRDALDTTSAPVIFSHSSSRAVCDHPRNIPDDVLERLPGNGGMAMVTFVPKFVLQAAVDWTAAADENMRAHGLHHLDTSPEAMKIHRAFEERTPRPVATVSTVADHLDHMREVAGVDHLGIGGDYDGTAFTPDGLHDVSGYPNLIAELLDRGWSRSDLAKLTWQNAVRVLGAAEDAARELQGTRGPSNATIGELDG, from the coding sequence GTGAGCTCACTGGAGCAGGCCCGGGAGCTCCTCGCCGAGTTCCCGGTCGTCGACGGCCACAACGACCTGCCCTGGGCCCTGCGCGAGCAGGTCCGCTACGACCTCGCCGCCCGCGACATCGCCGTACACCAGAACGCGCATCTGCACACCGACATCCCGCGGCTGCGCGAGGGCGGGGTCGGCGCGCAGTACTGGTCGGTGTACGTGCGCTCGGACCTGCCGGACGCGGTGCCGGCGACGCTGGAACAGATCGACTGCGTACGGCAGTTGCTGGCGCGGCACCCGGCGGACCTGGCGCCAGCGCTGACCGCCGCGGACATGGAGGCGGCCCGGCGGGAGGGCCGTATCGCCTCCCTGATGGGCGCCGAGGGCGGCCACTCCATCGCCAACTCCCTCGGCACGCTGAGGGGGTTGTACGCGCTGGGCGTGCGCTACATGACGCTCACCCACAACGACAACAACGACTGGGCGGACTCGGCGACCGACGAGCCGAACGTCGGCGGGCTGTCGGCCTTCGGCCGTGAGGTCGTGCGGGAGATGAACCGGCTCGGCATGCTCGTCGACCTCTCGCACGTGGCGGCGACGACGATGCGGGACGCGCTCGACACCACGAGCGCGCCGGTGATCTTCTCCCACTCCTCGTCGCGGGCCGTGTGCGACCATCCGCGCAACATCCCGGACGACGTCCTGGAACGCCTGCCCGGCAACGGCGGCATGGCCATGGTGACCTTCGTGCCGAAGTTCGTCCTCCAGGCCGCCGTCGACTGGACGGCCGCGGCCGACGAGAACATGCGCGCCCACGGCCTGCACCACCTCGACACCAGCCCGGAGGCGATGAAGATCCACCGGGCCTTCGAGGAACGCACCCCGCGCCCGGTCGCGACGGTCTCCACGGTCGCCGACCACCTGGACCACATGCGCGAGGTCGCGGGCGTCGACCACCTCGGCATCGGCGGCGACTACGACGGCACGGCCTTCACCCCGGACGGGTTGCACGACGTCTCCGGCTACCCGAACCTGATCGCCGAGCTCCTCGACCGCGGCTGGTCCAGGTCCGACCTGGCCAAGCTGACCTGGCAGAACGCGGTACGGGTGCTGGGCGCCGCGGAGGACGCGGCGCGGGAGCTCCAGGGGACGCGGGGGCCGTCGAACGCCACGATCGGGGAACTGGACGGCTGA
- a CDS encoding acyl-CoA dehydrogenase: protein MAGSADFDLYRPSEEHDMLRDAVRSLAEAKIAPYAAAVDEEARFPQEALDALVANELAAVHVPEEYGGAGADALATVIVIEEVARVCVSSSLIPAVNKLGSLPVILSGSEELKKKYLGPLAKGDAMFSYCLSEPEAGSDAAGMKTKAVRDGDHWVLNGVKRWITNAGVSEYYTVMAVTDPAKRSKGISAFVVERSDEGVSFGAPEKKLGIKGSPTREVYFDNVRIPADRMIGEEGTGFATAMKTLDHTRITIAAQALGVAQGALDYAKGYVQERKQFGKPIADFQGIQFMLADMAMKIAAARALTYQAAAASERGDADLTFQGAAAKCFASDVAMEVTTDAVQLLGGYGYTRDYPVERMMRDAKITQIYEGTNQVQRIVMARNLP, encoded by the coding sequence TTGGCCGGATCGGCTGACTTCGACCTGTACCGCCCGTCCGAGGAGCACGACATGCTCCGTGACGCCGTCCGCTCCCTGGCCGAGGCGAAGATCGCACCGTACGCCGCGGCGGTGGACGAGGAGGCCCGCTTCCCGCAGGAGGCCCTCGATGCGCTCGTCGCCAACGAGCTGGCCGCCGTCCACGTGCCCGAGGAGTACGGCGGCGCCGGCGCCGACGCCCTCGCCACGGTCATCGTGATCGAGGAGGTCGCCCGTGTCTGCGTCTCCTCCTCCCTCATCCCGGCCGTGAACAAGCTCGGCTCCCTGCCGGTCATCCTCTCCGGCTCCGAGGAGCTGAAGAAGAAATACCTGGGCCCGCTCGCCAAGGGCGACGCGATGTTCTCGTACTGCCTCTCCGAGCCGGAGGCGGGCTCGGACGCGGCCGGCATGAAGACCAAGGCCGTCCGCGACGGCGACCACTGGGTGCTCAACGGCGTCAAGCGCTGGATCACCAACGCTGGCGTCTCCGAGTACTACACGGTCATGGCGGTCACCGACCCCGCCAAGCGCTCCAAGGGCATCTCCGCCTTCGTCGTCGAGCGCTCCGACGAGGGCGTCTCCTTCGGCGCCCCGGAGAAGAAGCTCGGCATCAAGGGCTCCCCGACCCGCGAGGTCTACTTCGACAACGTCCGCATCCCCGCCGACCGCATGATCGGCGAGGAGGGCACCGGCTTCGCCACGGCGATGAAGACCCTCGACCACACCCGCATCACCATCGCCGCCCAGGCCCTCGGTGTCGCCCAGGGCGCCCTCGACTACGCCAAGGGCTACGTCCAGGAGCGCAAGCAGTTCGGCAAGCCGATCGCCGACTTCCAGGGCATCCAGTTCATGCTCGCCGACATGGCCATGAAGATCGCCGCGGCCCGCGCCCTGACCTACCAGGCAGCGGCCGCCTCCGAGCGCGGCGATGCCGACCTGACCTTCCAGGGCGCGGCGGCCAAGTGCTTCGCCTCGGACGTCGCCATGGAGGTCACCACGGACGCGGTACAGCTCCTCGGCGGCTACGGCTACACCCGCGACTACCCGGTCGAGCGCATGATGCGCGACGCCAAGATCACCCAGATCTACGAGGGCACCAACCAGGTCCAGCGCATCGTCATGGCGCGCAACCTGCCGTGA
- the purE gene encoding 5-(carboxyamino)imidazole ribonucleotide mutase: protein MSPVVGIVMGSDSDWPVMEAAAKALDEFEIAYEVDVVSAHRMPREMITYGEQAAERGLKVIIAGAGGAAHLPGMLASVTPLPVIGVPVPLKYLDGMDSLLSIVQMPAGVPVATVSVAGARNAGLLAARILAAHDEDLLQKMRDFQQDLNDQAAEKGKRLRAKVDGNGGGFGFGK, encoded by the coding sequence ATGAGCCCCGTTGTAGGCATCGTCATGGGTTCGGACAGCGACTGGCCCGTCATGGAGGCCGCCGCCAAGGCCCTGGACGAGTTCGAGATCGCATACGAGGTCGACGTCGTCTCCGCGCACCGCATGCCGCGCGAGATGATCACGTACGGCGAGCAGGCGGCCGAGCGGGGCCTGAAGGTGATCATCGCGGGCGCCGGGGGCGCGGCCCACCTCCCCGGCATGCTCGCCTCCGTCACCCCGCTGCCGGTCATCGGCGTCCCCGTGCCGCTGAAGTACCTCGACGGCATGGACTCGCTGCTGTCGATCGTGCAGATGCCGGCCGGTGTCCCCGTCGCGACCGTCTCCGTCGCCGGCGCCCGCAACGCCGGCCTGCTCGCGGCCCGCATCCTCGCCGCCCACGACGAGGACCTGCTGCAGAAGATGCGCGACTTCCAGCAGGACCTGAACGACCAGGCCGCCGAGAAGGGCAAGCGCCTGCGCGCCAAGGTCGACGGCAACGGTGGCGGCTTCGGCTTCGGGAAGTGA
- a CDS encoding four-helix bundle copper-binding protein, which produces MTQTGPAAAMSKEMQDCVEACMSCHSMCEETMSSCMQMGGQAQMQIMRALIDCSEMTRMCADMMMRRSPMSAEMCAMCAKACDMCAEACMSMPDDPQMMRCAEACRRCAQMCRTMAGATM; this is translated from the coding sequence ATGACCCAGACCGGACCCGCGGCCGCCATGTCCAAGGAGATGCAGGACTGCGTCGAGGCGTGCATGTCGTGCCACAGCATGTGCGAGGAGACCATGAGCTCCTGCATGCAGATGGGCGGTCAGGCCCAGATGCAGATCATGCGCGCGCTCATCGACTGCTCCGAGATGACCCGCATGTGCGCGGACATGATGATGCGCCGCTCGCCCATGTCGGCCGAGATGTGCGCGATGTGCGCCAAGGCCTGCGACATGTGCGCCGAGGCGTGTATGTCCATGCCGGACGATCCCCAGATGATGCGCTGCGCCGAGGCGTGTCGCCGCTGCGCGCAGATGTGCCGGACCATGGCGGGCGCCACGATGTGA
- a CDS encoding 5-(carboxyamino)imidazole ribonucleotide synthase produces the protein MTFPVVGMVGGGQLARMTHESGIPLGIRFKLLSDTPQDSAAQVVGDVVVGDYRDLDTLRAFAQGCDVITFDHEHVPTEHLRALEADGIPVRPGPDALVHAQDKGVMRARLDALGIPCPRHRIVSDPADVAAFAAEGDGFPVVLKTVRGGYDGKGVWVVDSAEEAEDPFRAGVPVLAEEKVDYVRELAANVVRSPHGQAVAYPVVESHQVAGVCDTVIAPAPDLDEALALRAEEMALTIAKELGVVGHLAVELFQTRDGRVLVNELAMRPHNSGHWTQDGAITSQFANHVRAVLDLPLGDPRPRAKWTVMVNVLGGDYPDMYSAYLHCMARDPQLKIHMYGKDVKPGRKVGHVNTYGDDLDDVLERARHAAGYLRGTITE, from the coding sequence GTGACGTTCCCGGTAGTCGGCATGGTCGGCGGAGGCCAGCTCGCTCGTATGACACACGAGTCAGGCATCCCGCTCGGCATCAGGTTCAAGCTCCTCAGTGACACTCCCCAGGACTCCGCGGCCCAGGTCGTCGGCGACGTCGTCGTCGGCGACTACCGCGACCTGGACACGCTGCGTGCCTTTGCGCAGGGCTGTGACGTGATCACCTTCGATCACGAGCACGTGCCCACCGAGCACCTGCGGGCCCTGGAGGCGGACGGCATCCCCGTGCGCCCCGGCCCCGACGCGCTCGTGCACGCCCAGGACAAGGGGGTGATGCGCGCGAGGCTCGACGCGCTCGGCATCCCGTGCCCGCGGCACAGGATCGTCAGCGACCCGGCCGACGTGGCCGCGTTCGCGGCGGAGGGCGACGGCTTCCCCGTCGTCCTCAAGACCGTCCGCGGCGGTTACGACGGCAAGGGCGTGTGGGTCGTGGACAGCGCGGAGGAGGCCGAGGACCCCTTCCGCGCCGGCGTCCCCGTGCTGGCCGAGGAGAAGGTGGACTACGTCCGCGAGCTCGCCGCCAACGTCGTCCGGTCCCCGCACGGCCAGGCCGTCGCCTACCCGGTGGTCGAGTCCCATCAGGTGGCCGGCGTCTGCGACACGGTCATCGCACCCGCCCCCGACCTCGACGAGGCCCTCGCGCTCAGGGCCGAGGAGATGGCCCTGACCATCGCCAAGGAGCTCGGTGTCGTCGGCCATCTCGCCGTGGAGCTGTTCCAGACCCGCGACGGCCGCGTCCTCGTCAACGAACTGGCGATGCGCCCGCACAACTCGGGCCACTGGACCCAGGACGGCGCGATCACCTCCCAGTTCGCCAACCACGTCCGCGCCGTCCTCGACCTCCCGCTCGGCGACCCGCGCCCGCGCGCGAAGTGGACGGTCATGGTCAACGTCCTCGGCGGCGACTACCCGGACATGTACTCCGCGTACCTGCATTGCATGGCCCGCGACCCCCAGCTGAAGATCCACATGTACGGCAAGGACGTGAAGCCCGGCCGCAAGGTCGGCCACGTCAACACCTACGGCGACGACCTGGACGACGTTCTCGAGCGCGCGCGTCACGCAGCCGGCTACCTGAGAGGCACGATCACCGAATGA
- a CDS encoding VOC family protein gives MAVARFRSVVVDCPDPHALADFYAQVVGGTPRAEDDDWVVLRVPDGPRLAFQRAEGFTPPEWPRADRNSQQFHLDFDAGSTWEEMDAAHERVLALGATPLDLEDRKEKDFQVYADPAGHPFCLCRIDEP, from the coding sequence ATGGCCGTGGCCCGTTTCCGTTCCGTCGTGGTCGACTGCCCCGACCCGCACGCGCTGGCCGACTTCTACGCACAGGTCGTCGGCGGCACCCCGCGGGCCGAGGACGACGACTGGGTCGTCCTGCGCGTCCCGGACGGGCCGCGGCTCGCCTTCCAGCGGGCGGAGGGTTTCACTCCGCCCGAGTGGCCGCGCGCGGACCGCAACTCGCAGCAGTTCCACCTCGACTTCGACGCCGGTTCGACGTGGGAGGAGATGGACGCGGCGCACGAGCGGGTGCTGGCGCTGGGGGCGACGCCGCTGGACCTGGAGGACCGCAAGGAGAAGGACTTCCAGGTGTACGCCGACCCGGCGGGGCATCCCTTCTGCCTGTGCCGGATCGACGAGCCTTAG
- a CDS encoding dipeptidase, producing the protein MADLQDELDTTTEVGELDGLPDPFETAEPYTPVSDPDGAPLERAHAILAAHPVADGYSGLPWALRHLPWYDLELGESAVDTDVPRLREGHVGALFWSLHLPEGLAGDRAVGATMEQLDLVKTVVHAHPEGLRLAGAAGQVTDARNCGRVAVLLGPAGAAALGDSLGILRSLRSLGLRVLTLTGASWASEAGLTRFGEEVVREMNRLGVLADLSGASADTIRRAFAVSKAPVLFTRSAARALRPHPANLPDDLLAELGGARGLCMVPLTAEQAGPSIRDVADHLDHVREIAGPECVGLSGTYDAGTAHPQDLADASCYPLLIAELLHRGWAEPDVALLTWGNVQRVLRNADFTARAAQQRREPSTAKIADLDG; encoded by the coding sequence ATGGCAGATCTCCAGGACGAACTGGACACGACGACCGAGGTCGGCGAGCTCGACGGCCTGCCGGACCCCTTCGAGACCGCGGAGCCGTACACCCCCGTCTCCGACCCGGACGGCGCTCCGCTGGAGCGGGCCCACGCCATCCTCGCCGCGCATCCCGTCGCGGACGGCTACAGCGGTCTGCCCTGGGCGCTCAGGCATCTGCCCTGGTACGACCTGGAGCTCGGCGAGAGCGCCGTGGACACCGACGTGCCGCGGCTGCGGGAAGGCCACGTCGGCGCGCTGTTCTGGTCGCTGCACCTGCCGGAGGGGCTGGCCGGCGACCGGGCCGTCGGAGCCACCATGGAGCAGCTGGACCTGGTGAAGACGGTCGTCCACGCCCACCCCGAGGGCCTGCGGCTGGCCGGCGCGGCCGGACAGGTCACCGACGCCCGCAACTGCGGCCGCGTCGCCGTCCTGCTCGGCCCCGCGGGCGCCGCCGCCCTCGGCGACTCCCTCGGCATCCTGCGCTCCCTGCGCTCCCTCGGGCTGCGCGTCCTCACCCTGACGGGCGCGTCCTGGGCCAGCGAGGCCGGGCTGACGCGGTTCGGCGAGGAGGTCGTGCGGGAGATGAACCGGCTCGGCGTGCTCGCCGACCTCTCCGGCGCCTCCGCCGACACCATCCGCCGCGCCTTCGCCGTCTCCAAGGCGCCGGTGCTGTTCACCCGCTCCGCGGCCCGCGCCCTGCGCCCCCACCCGGCCAACCTCCCCGACGACCTGCTGGCCGAGCTCGGCGGCGCCAGGGGCCTGTGCATGGTGCCGCTGACGGCGGAGCAGGCCGGTCCGTCGATCCGGGACGTCGCCGACCACCTCGATCACGTCCGCGAGATCGCCGGGCCCGAGTGCGTCGGCCTGTCCGGCACCTACGACGCCGGCACCGCCCACCCCCAGGACCTCGCCGACGCCTCCTGCTACCCGCTGCTGATCGCCGAGCTCCTGCACCGCGGCTGGGCCGAACCCGACGTGGCGCTGCTGACCTGGGGCAACGTCCAGCGCGTGCTGCGCAACGCCGACTTCACGGCCCGCGCCGCCCAGCAGCGCCGCGAGCCGTCGACGGCGAAGATCGCCGACCTGGACGGGTGA
- a CDS encoding VOC family protein, translated as MAIAKLGAVVLDCPDPSALAGFYAEVLGGTVEGEGDWVDLTTPDGRALAFQASPGFVAPEWPSPDRSQQFHLDLTVEDLDTAEAGVLALGAKPLDADDRSRTFRVYADPAGHPFCLCAC; from the coding sequence ATGGCCATCGCCAAGCTGGGCGCCGTCGTCCTGGACTGTCCCGACCCGAGCGCGCTCGCCGGTTTCTACGCCGAGGTGCTGGGCGGCACGGTCGAGGGGGAGGGCGACTGGGTGGACCTCACGACCCCCGACGGCCGGGCACTGGCCTTCCAGGCCTCCCCCGGCTTCGTCGCCCCCGAGTGGCCCTCGCCGGACCGCTCGCAGCAGTTCCATCTCGACCTGACCGTCGAGGACCTGGACACGGCCGAGGCCGGCGTCCTGGCGCTCGGCGCGAAGCCGCTGGACGCGGACGACCGTTCGCGCACCTTCCGTGTGTACGCCGACCCGGCAGGGCACCCGTTCTGCCTCTGTGCCTGCTGA
- a CDS encoding LCP family protein: MNEWPQGWSDDNRDNRDNRYGRGSASAQPEGARVMRQVRRPAPGAYGGSGPSAPPYGGGVPQQPSYVNGQGHGGYADDPAAGDYDGYNTGQVYGGGGHGGPGGPGEGRPRPNWRRRIKWTAITVVTVLVVTSVATYFWADSKLHRDVDLSKVIDRPATGDGTNYLIVGSDSRAGMSAEDKKKLHTGSAEGKRTDSMMILHVGSNGDTLISLPRDSNVAIPSYKGSTSGKTYPNTGRQTKLNAAYAEDGPTLLVRTIEYNMGLHIDHYVEIGFAGFAKIVDAVGGVTIDIDKGFKDKYSGADFKAGKQTLNGEQALAFVRTRHAFAASDLQRTKNQQKFLSALAHQVATPSTVLNPFKFYPTMGAGLDSLTVDKDMSLWDLASMFWAMKGVSGGDGTSMNMPISGSTGGNLVWDKAKVKTLVNELNNDQKVTVSGD, from the coding sequence ATGAACGAGTGGCCTCAGGGTTGGTCCGACGACAACCGCGACAACCGCGACAACCGGTACGGACGCGGCAGCGCCAGCGCACAGCCCGAGGGCGCGCGGGTGATGCGGCAGGTCCGGCGACCGGCCCCGGGCGCGTACGGGGGCTCCGGCCCGTCCGCGCCGCCGTACGGCGGCGGGGTGCCCCAGCAGCCGTCGTACGTGAACGGCCAGGGCCACGGCGGCTACGCCGACGATCCGGCGGCCGGCGACTACGACGGCTACAACACCGGGCAGGTGTACGGCGGGGGCGGCCACGGCGGTCCCGGCGGACCGGGTGAGGGCCGGCCGCGGCCGAACTGGCGGCGCCGTATCAAGTGGACGGCGATCACCGTCGTGACCGTGCTCGTGGTGACGTCCGTCGCCACGTACTTCTGGGCCGACTCCAAGCTGCACCGGGACGTCGACCTGTCCAAGGTCATCGACAGACCGGCGACGGGCGACGGCACGAACTACCTGATCGTCGGCTCCGACAGCCGCGCCGGGATGTCCGCCGAGGACAAGAAGAAGCTCCACACCGGCTCGGCCGAGGGCAAGCGCACGGACTCGATGATGATCCTGCACGTCGGCTCCAACGGCGACACGCTGATCTCCCTGCCGCGCGACTCGAACGTGGCGATCCCCTCGTACAAGGGATCGACCTCCGGCAAGACCTACCCGAACACGGGCCGGCAGACCAAGCTGAACGCCGCCTACGCGGAGGACGGGCCGACGCTGCTGGTCCGCACCATCGAGTACAACATGGGCCTGCACATCGACCACTACGTGGAGATCGGCTTCGCCGGCTTCGCGAAGATCGTGGACGCGGTGGGCGGCGTGACGATCGACATCGACAAGGGCTTCAAGGACAAGTACTCGGGCGCCGACTTCAAGGCGGGCAAGCAGACACTCAACGGCGAGCAGGCCCTCGCCTTCGTCCGCACACGGCACGCCTTCGCCGCCTCCGACCTGCAGCGCACCAAGAACCAGCAGAAGTTCCTGTCGGCCCTGGCCCACCAGGTGGCGACCCCGTCGACGGTCCTCAACCCCTTCAAGTTCTATCCGACGATGGGCGCGGGCCTGGACTCCCTCACCGTCGACAAGGACATGAGCCTGTGGGACCTGGCGTCCATGTTCTGGGCGATGAAGGGTGTCAGCGGCGGTGACGGCACGTCGATGAACATGCCGATCTCCGGCTCCACCGGCGGCAACCTGGTCTGGGACAAGGCGAAGGTGAAGACGCTGGTGAACGAGTTGAACAACGACCAGAAGGTCACGGTGTCGGGTGACTGA
- a CDS encoding HAD family hydrolase, which translates to MTDGSNGRPPLGAVLCDVDNVVRSFDSSRLQALERAAGIAEGSTKKVAFAPETVAPLVLGEITSQEWAESIAAGLAGLVPDSDPQTAYELALALLESPFHADDEVVALLRRARIRVPVVLVSNAALELEADLDSLGLGDLADHVVNSARVGLAKPDPRIYRLAADLAGVHPSAACSSTTARRTSARRPPWA; encoded by the coding sequence GTGACTGACGGCAGCAACGGCAGACCGCCCCTCGGGGCGGTTCTGTGCGATGTGGACAATGTGGTCCGCTCCTTCGACTCCTCGCGCCTGCAGGCCCTGGAGCGGGCCGCGGGGATCGCCGAGGGGTCCACCAAGAAGGTGGCGTTCGCGCCGGAGACGGTCGCGCCGCTGGTGCTGGGCGAGATCACCTCGCAGGAGTGGGCGGAGTCGATCGCGGCGGGCCTCGCCGGACTGGTGCCCGACTCCGATCCGCAGACGGCGTACGAACTGGCCCTGGCGCTGCTGGAGTCGCCCTTCCACGCCGACGACGAGGTGGTGGCCCTGCTGCGCCGCGCCCGTATCCGGGTGCCGGTCGTCCTCGTCTCCAACGCGGCCCTGGAGCTGGAGGCCGACCTCGACTCCCTCGGCCTGGGCGACCTCGCCGACCACGTCGTCAACAGCGCCCGGGTGGGCCTGGCCAAGCCGGACCCCCGCATCTACCGCCTGGCTGCGGACCTGGCGGGCGTCCACCCGAGCGCTGCCTGTTCGTCGACGACAGCGAGGAGAACGTCGGCGCGGCGGCCGCCCTGGGCATGA
- a CDS encoding GtrA family protein translates to MEQGSSGLRRLTQEIAKFGAVGALGTVVNFGVSNLLWHVTSLQAVRANVIATVVAIGVNYLGFRYFTYRDRDKSARARELTLFLAFSLVGLVIENGVLYAAIYGFGWDSSLQRNIFKVVGIGLGTLFRFWSYRTWVFKALPAREAVADAEAFLEAEAQAASAQLGRRKARQRVG, encoded by the coding sequence ATGGAACAGGGTTCCTCCGGGCTGCGAAGGCTCACTCAGGAGATCGCCAAGTTCGGGGCGGTGGGTGCGCTCGGCACCGTCGTGAACTTCGGCGTCTCCAACCTGCTGTGGCATGTGACCAGCCTGCAGGCGGTGCGCGCCAACGTGATCGCGACCGTCGTCGCCATCGGGGTCAACTATCTGGGCTTCCGCTATTTCACCTACCGCGACCGCGACAAGAGCGCCAGGGCCAGGGAACTGACGCTTTTCCTCGCGTTCAGCCTGGTGGGTCTGGTGATCGAGAACGGCGTCCTGTACGCCGCCATCTACGGTTTCGGCTGGGACAGCTCGTTGCAGCGGAACATCTTCAAGGTCGTCGGTATCGGGCTCGGGACGCTGTTCCGGTTCTGGTCGTACCGCACATGGGTGTTCAAGGCGCTGCCGGCCCGGGAGGCCGTCGCGGACGCGGAGGCCTTTCTGGAGGCCGAGGCGCAGGCGGCCTCGGCCCAGCTGGGGCGACGCAAGGCGCGACAGCGGGTCGGCTGA
- a CDS encoding CGNR zinc finger domain-containing protein, protein MTERSAAPGGLALVESLVNTLDIASGADALDTEDGRARFGLTQDQVPAARELRESLRAALLAHAGHPPHTRVVPLDELLAAAPLRVTVDATDGSAALTPADGRPLLSRVAAAVAESLIAGTWLRLKACEADTCHWAYYDRSPAGRGRWCSMQVCGARAKMRRYRAR, encoded by the coding sequence ATGACGGAGAGATCGGCCGCGCCCGGGGGCCTCGCACTGGTCGAGTCCCTGGTCAACACGCTGGACATCGCGTCGGGAGCCGACGCCCTCGACACCGAGGACGGCCGGGCGCGCTTCGGACTCACCCAGGACCAGGTGCCGGCCGCCCGCGAGCTGCGCGAGTCCCTGCGCGCGGCACTGCTCGCCCACGCCGGCCACCCGCCGCACACCCGCGTCGTCCCCCTGGACGAGCTGCTGGCGGCCGCCCCGCTGCGGGTCACCGTCGACGCCACCGACGGCTCCGCCGCCCTCACCCCCGCCGACGGACGCCCGCTGCTCTCCCGTGTCGCCGCCGCCGTGGCCGAATCCCTCATCGCGGGCACCTGGCTGCGCCTGAAGGCCTGCGAGGCCGACACCTGCCACTGGGCGTACTACGACCGCAGCCCCGCCGGACGCGGCCGCTGGTGCTCGATGCAGGTCTGCGGGGCCCGCGCCAAGATGCGCCGCTACCGGGCCAGGTAG